A stretch of Mesorhizobium sp. M2A.F.Ca.ET.046.03.2.1 DNA encodes these proteins:
- a CDS encoding 2-dehydropantoate 2-reductase has translation MASETSTIAIAGAGSIGCYVGGCLALAGRKVVFLGRGRVVEAMRESGLRVSDLDGRDRRIEAQAISATVDPAIALADADVILVTVKSGATGEMVKLIAAHGRPDAVVVSLQNGVDNANRLRDGLPGRRVLTGMVMFNVVQSADGELPFRIHRASQGEVMIDDGVDGLAELLDVDGLAVEARADMKAVQWSKLLMNLNNALVALSDLPLESQLADRSWRVILAAQVDEALAAMRAAGIAPARITGLPPALLPKVLRLPDWLFGLLARRMLAIGPQARSSMWDDLKRGRPTEIDELQGAVIRLARQAGIPAPMNERVAALVRQAEAEKRGPPGLGPDAVSAIPGKV, from the coding sequence ATGGCCAGCGAAACAAGCACCATCGCGATAGCCGGCGCCGGCAGCATCGGCTGCTATGTCGGCGGCTGCCTGGCGCTCGCCGGGCGCAAGGTCGTCTTCCTAGGCCGCGGCCGCGTCGTCGAGGCCATGCGAGAAAGCGGGTTGCGCGTCAGCGATCTTGATGGCCGCGACCGCCGCATCGAAGCGCAGGCGATTTCGGCGACCGTCGATCCGGCGATCGCACTGGCGGACGCCGATGTCATCCTGGTGACGGTGAAGAGCGGCGCGACCGGGGAGATGGTGAAGCTGATCGCCGCCCACGGGCGTCCGGATGCCGTGGTGGTCAGCCTGCAGAACGGCGTCGACAATGCCAACCGGCTGCGTGACGGGCTCCCCGGACGGCGGGTGCTGACCGGCATGGTGATGTTCAACGTCGTGCAGTCGGCGGACGGCGAGCTGCCGTTCCGCATCCATCGCGCCAGCCAGGGCGAGGTAATGATCGACGACGGCGTCGATGGCCTTGCCGAGCTGCTCGATGTCGACGGGCTTGCCGTCGAGGCGCGCGCCGACATGAAGGCGGTGCAGTGGAGCAAATTGCTGATGAACCTCAACAATGCTCTGGTGGCGCTCTCCGACCTGCCGCTGGAAAGCCAACTGGCCGACCGGAGCTGGCGCGTGATCCTGGCCGCCCAGGTCGACGAGGCGCTTGCCGCGATGAGGGCGGCGGGGATAGCGCCGGCGCGCATCACCGGCCTGCCGCCGGCGCTGCTGCCGAAAGTGCTGCGGCTGCCCGACTGGCTGTTCGGCCTCCTGGCGCGCCGCATGCTGGCGATCGGCCCTCAGGCGCGTTCGTCGATGTGGGACGATCTCAAACGCGGCCGTCCGACCGAGATCGACGAATTGCAGGGCGCGGTCATTCGCCTGGCCAGGCAGGCCGGCATCCCGGCGCCGATGAACGAACGGGTCGCGGCTCTGGTGCGTCAGGCCGAAGCGGAAAAGCGCGGTCCCCCCGGCCTCGGGCCGGACGCGGTCAGCGCAATTCCAGGAAAAGTGTGA
- a CDS encoding DUF805 domain-containing protein yields the protein MSERSQFLWLFFSLSGRLSPVAYALAGVLLVLVQFFPFYQFARVELNTTASQNWAMICWGVLLISAWATFAVTAKRFHDFGKPTYFALISLIIGPILLIILSCFRSDPGPNRYGRRTNAPADS from the coding sequence TTGTCTGAAAGATCGCAATTCCTCTGGCTGTTCTTCAGCCTTTCGGGGCGGCTGAGCCCGGTCGCCTATGCGCTGGCCGGAGTTTTGCTGGTGCTCGTTCAGTTTTTCCCGTTCTACCAGTTCGCGCGGGTGGAGTTGAACACCACCGCCAGCCAGAACTGGGCCATGATCTGCTGGGGCGTGCTCTTGATCTCGGCCTGGGCCACCTTCGCGGTGACGGCAAAGCGCTTCCACGATTTCGGCAAGCCGACCTATTTTGCGCTGATCTCGCTCATCATCGGTCCCATCCTGCTCATCATCCTCTCCTGTTTCCGCAGCGATCCCGGACCGAACCGTTACGGCAGGCGCACCAACGCGCCGGCCGATTCGTGA
- the dapD gene encoding 2,3,4,5-tetrahydropyridine-2,6-dicarboxylate N-succinyltransferase, with the protein MSKPDLASLETTIEKAFEERDTISTATRGETRDAIQSALDLLDRGVARVAERRDDGTWHVNQWLKKAVLLSFRLNPMEIIKGGPGQAVWWDKVPSKFDGWSAVDFEKAGFRAVPSSIVRRSAYVAPGAVLMPSFVNVGAYVDTGTMVDTWASVGSCAQIGKNVHLSGGVGIGGVLEPMQAGPTIIEDNCFIGARSEVVEGCIVREGSVLGMGVFIGQSTKIVDRATGEVFYGEVPPNSVVVAGSMPGKNFPNNEPGPSLYCAVIVKRVDAKTRSKTSINELLRD; encoded by the coding sequence ATGTCGAAGCCCGATCTGGCGAGCCTCGAAACGACTATCGAGAAGGCCTTCGAGGAGCGCGACACGATTTCGACCGCCACGCGCGGCGAGACGCGCGACGCCATCCAGTCCGCGCTCGACCTGCTCGACCGCGGTGTCGCCCGCGTCGCGGAGCGGCGGGACGACGGCACGTGGCACGTCAACCAGTGGCTGAAGAAGGCGGTGCTGCTCTCCTTCCGGCTGAACCCGATGGAGATCATCAAGGGCGGCCCCGGCCAGGCGGTGTGGTGGGACAAGGTGCCGTCCAAGTTCGACGGCTGGAGCGCCGTCGATTTCGAGAAGGCCGGCTTCCGCGCCGTGCCGTCCTCGATCGTGCGCCGCTCGGCCTATGTCGCGCCGGGCGCGGTGCTGATGCCGTCTTTCGTCAATGTCGGGGCCTATGTCGATACGGGCACCATGGTCGACACCTGGGCCTCGGTCGGCTCCTGCGCCCAGATCGGCAAGAACGTGCATCTTTCCGGCGGCGTCGGCATCGGCGGCGTGCTGGAGCCGATGCAGGCCGGCCCGACCATCATCGAGGACAATTGCTTCATCGGCGCGCGCTCCGAAGTGGTGGAAGGCTGCATCGTGCGCGAAGGCTCGGTGCTCGGCATGGGCGTGTTCATCGGCCAGTCGACCAAGATCGTCGACCGGGCCACCGGCGAGGTCTTCTACGGTGAGGTGCCGCCCAACTCGGTGGTGGTCGCCGGCTCGATGCCGGGCAAGAATTTCCCGAACAACGAGCCGGGCCCGAGCCTCTACTGCGCCGTCATCGTCAAGCGCGTCGACGCCAAGACGCGTTCGAAGACCTCGATCAACGAATTGCTGCGCGATTGA
- a CDS encoding LOG family protein, translating to MTPMEKAGWTPLPHSDEDLERAKSVPDTPQTRAETYRLAWNDPDFMTRRELRAVRLQLELLKPEMILAERGIRSTVILFGGARLPEPGGEAWAAKNETQKKNLEANSKYYEEARKFARLCSQQSATSYYREYVVVTGGGPGVMEAGNRGADDVGAPSIGLNIVLPHEQAPNAYVTPELCFNFHYFAIRKMHFVMRAKAVAVFPGGFGTMDEFFETLTLIQTGRMERVPVILFGKAFWRRVIDLDFLAEQGTISPGDQDIIDFVDTAEEAWEIIRRFYKLGE from the coding sequence ATGACTCCCATGGAAAAGGCGGGGTGGACGCCGCTGCCGCATTCGGACGAGGACCTGGAGCGCGCGAAAAGCGTGCCGGATACCCCGCAGACACGTGCCGAAACCTACCGGCTGGCCTGGAACGATCCGGACTTCATGACGCGGCGCGAATTGCGCGCCGTGCGGCTGCAGCTGGAGCTCTTGAAGCCGGAAATGATCCTGGCCGAACGCGGCATCCGCTCGACGGTGATCCTGTTCGGCGGCGCCCGCCTGCCCGAGCCGGGCGGCGAAGCCTGGGCTGCGAAGAACGAGACGCAGAAGAAGAACCTCGAGGCGAACAGCAAATATTACGAGGAAGCGCGCAAATTCGCCCGTCTGTGCTCGCAGCAATCGGCCACCTCCTATTATCGTGAATATGTCGTCGTCACCGGCGGCGGCCCTGGCGTCATGGAAGCGGGCAACCGCGGCGCCGACGATGTCGGCGCGCCGTCGATCGGCTTGAACATCGTGCTGCCGCACGAGCAGGCGCCCAACGCCTATGTCACGCCGGAGCTCTGCTTCAACTTCCACTATTTCGCCATCCGCAAGATGCATTTCGTCATGCGCGCCAAGGCGGTTGCCGTGTTCCCGGGCGGCTTCGGCACGATGGACGAGTTCTTCGAGACGCTGACCCTGATCCAGACCGGGCGCATGGAGCGCGTGCCGGTGATCCTGTTCGGCAAGGCCTTCTGGCGAAGGGTGATCGACCTCGATTTCCTTGCCGAGCAGGGCACGATCTCGCCCGGCGATCAGGATATCATCGATTTCGTCGACACCGCCGAGGAAGCGTGGGAAATCATCCGACGCTTCTACAAGTTGGGGGAGTAG
- a CDS encoding response regulator transcription factor, which yields MRCRRIFLVDDHPIMLSGVGAMINSQDDLTVVGLAGNAEDALEGIGKTLPDIAVVDISLPGDSGVVLIERLGERFPEVSCIALTAHEDPGCLRQVLAAGGRGFVVKRSTATDLLQAIRCVLAGDNYVDPALAARILSPRSAPQGDPGNLSQRERSVIQLVALGYSNKEISSRLNLSIKTIETYRTRASEKLELRSRAAIVRFAHSNGWLAELPV from the coding sequence GTGCGCTGCAGGCGGATATTTCTGGTCGACGACCACCCGATCATGCTGTCGGGGGTCGGGGCGATGATCAACAGCCAGGACGATCTGACGGTCGTCGGCCTGGCCGGGAATGCCGAGGATGCCCTTGAAGGGATCGGCAAGACGCTGCCCGATATCGCCGTGGTCGATATATCGCTTCCCGGCGACAGCGGGGTCGTGCTGATCGAAAGGCTCGGCGAGCGCTTTCCCGAGGTCAGCTGCATAGCATTGACAGCGCATGAGGACCCCGGCTGCCTGCGCCAGGTGCTTGCGGCGGGTGGCCGCGGCTTCGTGGTCAAGCGCTCGACCGCGACGGACCTGCTGCAGGCCATCCGATGCGTGCTGGCCGGCGACAATTATGTCGATCCCGCACTCGCGGCGCGCATATTGAGCCCGCGCAGCGCCCCGCAGGGCGATCCGGGCAATCTCAGCCAACGGGAGCGGTCGGTGATCCAGCTGGTGGCGCTCGGCTACAGCAACAAGGAAATCTCGTCCCGACTCAACCTCAGCATCAAGACGATCGAAACCTATCGCACAAGGGCGTCCGAGAAGCTCGAGCTCCGCTCGCGGGCGGCCATTGTGCGCTTCGCGCACTCGAATGGCTGGCTGGCCGAGTTGCCGGTGTGA
- a CDS encoding sensor histidine kinase gives MQEEQRLRLSRELHDDLGQMLASVALELHNVRAGTQEMDGRLERAAMLIDRLSAKVHDAAWNLRPADLNRLGLRASVEDLTTMLCSQLGIPCEMDLDALSNPLPAETALTLYRVAQEAITNIGKHALPSRVSVTAHIQDDRMRLTIEDDGRGFDGRADPGPGHLGLAGMRERLALVGGELTVESATMKGTAVYADVPLAH, from the coding sequence GTGCAGGAAGAGCAGCGCCTGCGCCTGTCGCGGGAGCTGCATGACGACCTCGGCCAGATGCTGGCCAGTGTCGCGCTGGAGTTGCACAACGTACGTGCCGGCACGCAGGAGATGGACGGCCGTCTCGAGCGCGCCGCGATGCTTATCGACCGGCTCAGCGCCAAGGTGCATGACGCTGCCTGGAACCTGCGGCCCGCCGACCTTAATCGTCTCGGCCTGCGCGCTTCGGTCGAGGATCTGACGACAATGCTTTGCAGCCAGCTCGGCATTCCATGCGAGATGGATCTCGACGCCCTTTCGAACCCGCTGCCCGCAGAGACCGCGCTCACGCTTTATCGTGTCGCGCAGGAGGCGATCACCAATATCGGCAAGCATGCCCTGCCGAGCCGGGTAAGCGTAACGGCCCATATTCAGGACGATCGGATGCGCCTGACAATCGAGGATGATGGCCGCGGCTTTGACGGCCGCGCCGACCCCGGTCCGGGCCATCTGGGACTTGCCGGAATGCGGGAGCGGCTGGCGCTGGTCGGTGGTGAACTGACGGTCGAAAGCGCCACGATGAAAGGAACTGCCGTTTATGCGGATGTGCCGTTGGCACATTGA